In Mangrovivirga cuniculi, the following proteins share a genomic window:
- a CDS encoding DUF3667 domain-containing protein encodes MKSRRKHPYCLNCYAPLKIEDNYCPKCGQENTDQNVSVGIILSEFISNAFALDGKLPKSFIPFLFKPGKLTNTYNSGKRNKYFNPIRMYLVLSLFYFFVIGYIGKNVAEKIEKQTENVLNGSASIDQNASGKIDSILNQNTDKKINLDSLKNTIENDTGLKIPDSVLTNNKDSTDELKNDYDEIVKWSEDSYLDKLYKLAKNESLSIEECMDSLDVNRSEKLTYSATYQTIKVIRSDKKYLTGYILKNLPLMMFILLPVFALLLKVLYLSKDTLYIHHIIHALYLHSLAYLVYGIVLLIQFKYDLSASIALYAFILVTTYSYISFLNVYKQGWFKTLIKFNILGFFYISFLQIAFAIEIILSLYLF; translated from the coding sequence ATGAAGTCTAGGCGAAAACATCCTTATTGTCTGAATTGTTATGCTCCACTAAAAATAGAGGATAATTATTGTCCTAAATGTGGTCAGGAAAATACAGATCAAAATGTCTCAGTAGGTATAATATTATCAGAATTTATTTCCAATGCATTTGCACTTGATGGAAAACTTCCTAAAAGTTTTATTCCATTTTTATTTAAACCTGGTAAACTAACTAATACTTATAATTCCGGAAAAAGAAATAAATATTTCAATCCCATCAGAATGTACCTGGTTCTATCGCTATTCTATTTTTTTGTGATTGGATATATCGGGAAGAATGTTGCTGAGAAGATAGAAAAACAGACTGAAAATGTTTTGAATGGGTCAGCATCAATAGATCAAAATGCTTCCGGAAAAATTGATTCTATCTTAAATCAAAATACAGACAAAAAAATTAACTTGGATTCACTCAAAAATACAATAGAAAATGATACCGGGTTAAAAATACCTGATTCAGTATTGACTAATAACAAGGATTCAACTGATGAATTAAAAAATGATTACGATGAAATTGTCAAATGGAGTGAAGACAGTTACCTGGATAAACTATATAAACTAGCAAAAAATGAAAGTCTTTCGATAGAGGAATGCATGGATAGCCTTGATGTAAATAGATCTGAGAAGTTGACATATTCGGCTACCTATCAAACGATAAAAGTTATAAGAAGCGATAAAAAATATTTGACAGGTTATATTTTAAAAAACCTGCCTCTTATGATGTTTATTCTTTTACCAGTATTTGCGCTCTTATTGAAAGTTTTATATTTAAGTAAAGACACACTTTACATTCATCATATAATCCATGCGCTATACCTGCATTCTTTGGCCTATTTGGTTTATGGCATAGTATTACTGATCCAATTTAAATACGATCTGAGTGCAAGCATAGCTCTTTACGCTTTCATCCTGGTAACTACCTATAGTTACATATCATTCCTTAATGTATATAAACAGGGTTGGTTTAAAACTCTAATTAAATTCAATATCCTGGGATTTTTCTATATTTCCTTTTTACAAATTGCCTTTGCAATAGAAATTATACTGAGTTTATATCTATTTTAA